A genomic region of Coraliomargarita sinensis contains the following coding sequences:
- a CDS encoding type II toxin-antitoxin system VapC family toxin, whose translation MDYLLDTDICIAVLRGEENAVEAIQQISPDRIAISSITRYELTYGALRLGAKRQKAELAKIEKFLDLIHELPFQKSTAQIAARIRCELESGGLPIGPMDLQIAATAVESACLLVTGNEREFGRIKDLKTENWMR comes from the coding sequence ATGGATTACTTACTCGATACTGATATCTGCATTGCTGTCCTCCGCGGAGAGGAAAATGCGGTCGAAGCCATCCAGCAAATCAGCCCGGACCGGATCGCGATCTCATCCATAACCCGCTATGAATTGACCTACGGAGCGCTGCGCCTCGGCGCAAAGCGACAAAAGGCCGAACTGGCCAAGATTGAGAAGTTCCTCGACCTGATCCACGAACTTCCCTTTCAGAAAAGCACTGCTCAAATCGCCGCCCGCATCCGTTGCGAACTCGAAAGCGGAGGTTTGCCCATCGGACCCATGGATTTGCAAATTGCAGCCACGGCGGTCGAGTCAGCGTGCCTACTGGTCACCGGCAACGAAAGGGAGTTTGGGAGGATCAAAGATCTAAAGACCGAAAATTGGATGCGATGA
- a CDS encoding phosphoribosyl-AMP cyclohydrolase, producing MSDKELEEGSALNLDFTKLRKVASCESDVLPAIAQDAGTGEVLIVGYANQLALDTARETGMATFWSTSRNELWIKGKTSGDYLKIEEIRVNCEQNSILYKVTPAGKGACHTKNKDGVARSGCYYRRLKDDGSLEFVDPAQV from the coding sequence ATGTCTGACAAAGAATTGGAAGAGGGTTCCGCCCTGAATTTGGATTTTACCAAGCTGCGCAAGGTCGCGAGCTGCGAATCGGATGTGCTCCCTGCGATCGCCCAGGACGCCGGGACCGGGGAAGTGCTCATCGTCGGCTACGCCAATCAACTCGCGCTGGATACGGCGCGCGAGACCGGCATGGCAACCTTTTGGAGCACCAGCCGCAATGAGCTCTGGATCAAGGGCAAGACCAGCGGCGATTACCTGAAGATCGAAGAGATCCGCGTGAACTGCGAGCAGAACTCCATCCTCTACAAAGTCACGCCGGCGGGGAAAGGTGCCTGCCACACCAAGAATAAGGACGGGGTGGCACGCAGCGGATGCTACTACCGCCGCCTCAAGGACGACGGCTCGCTCGAGTTCGTTGATCCGGCGCAGGTTTAG
- a CDS encoding phosphoenolpyruvate carboxylase has translation MSLRESFLTTKRVLGKPYKDLEFLLRSLKNILEKNGEGEIAGAIPWISDKEPDVQEITPKHIQLYSMIFHLVNMVEINAAVQARRTKEDVSLDSVNGLWGINIKELREAGLSEEEIMEAIREVAIEPVLTAHPTEAKRATVLEHHRELYVLLVQRENRMYTQNEIRNVDHNIELALYRLWRTGEIYLEKPDIQDELRNILHYMVNVFPEVIAILDRRLLQAVQYNGMDIEAFCASHSFPKISFGDWVGGDRDGHPLVTAEVTRDTLLQLRLNALVVIRRKLIRLVQRTSFSLAYEEADEALQERIQAMLDETGPNGRESYERNKGEVFRQFISLMLHKLPVDSVRGHATKLLDVEGAYVHSQQLKDDLALLQSSLIEYGAKSIAYDDVISVMRVVDAFGFHLAALDIRQNSSFHDKAIEQLLEASSAEETDFGNWSEEKRLAFINKELESARPFTALKAKLGPEAQAVVECYRVIAKHTRKFGTNCIGSFIVSMTRSVSDLLTVYLLAREVGLTEMTEDGQYAEIPVVPLLETIDDLENGTEILQQFLAHPVTQRTLAQQQKKYNLKQPAQQVMVGYSDSNKDGGILASQWSLYKAQYALSEVGHKAGVKIRFFHGKGGSISRGAGPTHYFIKALPYGAPNGDIRLTEQGETIAQKYANPVNAAYNLELLAANSLNKYVKDKKSERSFHPLADVISRLAESSEHYYDKMRNEEGFITFFRSATPIDAIEMSKIGSRPAKRTGANTLDDLRAIPWVFSWSQARVHMTSWFGVGSALEQLHSEDPDAYETLKDALKDDPFVRYVFTNIDTSLAATDEEIFSLYIDLVEDESLRKKFSGIFLDELKLTRRHLENLLCRPIEERRKGHYYSNMLRASLMRPLHKKQVQLLRTWRAQKAAGEPEDEAIQTELLMTINALSGAMRNTG, from the coding sequence ATGAGCTTACGAGAATCATTTTTAACCACCAAACGCGTTTTGGGCAAACCCTACAAGGATTTGGAGTTTCTGCTCCGAAGCCTTAAAAACATTCTGGAGAAAAACGGTGAAGGCGAAATCGCCGGTGCCATCCCCTGGATCAGTGACAAAGAGCCGGACGTACAAGAAATTACGCCCAAGCACATCCAGCTGTATTCGATGATTTTCCACCTGGTGAACATGGTGGAGATCAACGCGGCAGTGCAGGCGCGCCGGACGAAAGAGGACGTCTCACTTGATTCGGTCAACGGGCTCTGGGGCATCAATATCAAGGAACTGCGCGAAGCCGGGCTATCGGAGGAGGAAATTATGGAGGCGATCCGGGAAGTCGCCATCGAACCGGTGCTGACCGCCCACCCGACCGAAGCCAAGCGCGCCACCGTCCTGGAGCACCACCGGGAACTTTACGTGCTTCTGGTGCAGCGGGAGAACCGGATGTATACGCAAAACGAAATCCGCAACGTCGATCACAACATCGAGCTGGCCCTTTACCGGCTGTGGCGGACCGGAGAAATCTACCTGGAGAAACCGGACATTCAGGACGAGCTGCGCAACATCCTGCACTACATGGTCAATGTCTTCCCGGAAGTGATCGCGATTCTCGACCGCCGCCTACTGCAGGCAGTACAATATAACGGCATGGACATCGAGGCCTTCTGTGCCAGCCACAGCTTCCCAAAAATCAGCTTTGGCGACTGGGTGGGCGGTGACCGCGACGGCCACCCGCTGGTGACGGCCGAAGTTACTCGCGATACCCTGCTCCAGCTTCGCCTCAACGCACTGGTGGTGATCCGCCGCAAGCTCATCCGGTTGGTGCAGCGCACCAGCTTCAGCCTCGCGTACGAGGAGGCGGATGAAGCTCTCCAGGAACGCATTCAGGCGATGCTCGACGAAACCGGGCCCAATGGCCGGGAGAGCTACGAGCGCAACAAGGGCGAGGTCTTTCGCCAGTTCATCAGCCTGATGCTGCACAAGCTACCCGTCGACTCGGTGCGTGGCCATGCCACGAAACTACTGGATGTCGAAGGCGCCTATGTGCACTCTCAGCAACTGAAAGACGACCTGGCGCTGCTCCAGTCCTCATTGATTGAGTATGGCGCCAAGAGCATCGCCTACGACGACGTGATCAGTGTGATGCGGGTCGTCGATGCCTTCGGCTTTCACCTTGCGGCGCTTGATATCCGACAAAACAGCAGTTTTCACGACAAGGCAATCGAACAACTTCTGGAAGCATCCAGTGCCGAGGAAACCGACTTCGGCAATTGGAGTGAGGAAAAGCGGCTGGCCTTTATCAATAAAGAGCTCGAGTCCGCCCGCCCGTTCACTGCTTTGAAGGCGAAGCTCGGCCCGGAAGCCCAGGCCGTGGTCGAGTGCTACCGGGTCATCGCCAAGCACACCCGGAAGTTCGGCACCAACTGCATCGGCTCTTTTATCGTCAGCATGACACGCTCCGTCTCCGACTTGCTGACCGTCTATCTGCTGGCCCGCGAAGTGGGGCTCACCGAGATGACAGAAGACGGCCAATACGCCGAGATTCCGGTGGTGCCCCTGCTCGAAACCATCGATGACCTCGAGAACGGCACCGAGATCCTGCAGCAATTTCTGGCGCACCCGGTGACCCAACGGACCCTGGCCCAGCAACAAAAGAAGTACAATTTGAAGCAGCCCGCCCAGCAAGTGATGGTCGGCTACAGCGACAGCAACAAGGACGGCGGCATCCTCGCCAGCCAATGGAGCCTCTACAAAGCCCAGTATGCCCTTAGCGAAGTCGGGCACAAGGCCGGCGTCAAAATCCGCTTCTTCCACGGCAAGGGCGGTTCCATCAGTCGTGGTGCGGGGCCGACCCACTACTTCATCAAAGCGCTGCCCTACGGCGCGCCCAACGGCGACATTCGTCTGACCGAACAAGGGGAAACCATCGCCCAGAAGTACGCCAACCCGGTCAATGCCGCTTACAATCTGGAACTACTGGCGGCCAACTCCTTGAACAAATACGTCAAGGACAAGAAATCGGAAAGAAGCTTCCACCCGCTCGCGGATGTGATCAGCCGGTTGGCCGAATCCTCCGAACATTACTACGACAAGATGCGGAACGAGGAAGGCTTCATCACTTTTTTCCGCAGCGCCACGCCGATCGATGCCATTGAAATGAGCAAGATCGGCTCACGTCCGGCCAAGCGAACCGGCGCCAACACCCTGGACGACTTGCGCGCCATCCCCTGGGTATTCTCCTGGAGCCAGGCCCGCGTGCACATGACGAGTTGGTTCGGCGTGGGCAGTGCCCTTGAACAGCTGCACTCGGAAGACCCGGACGCCTACGAAACCTTGAAGGACGCGCTTAAGGACGATCCCTTCGTCCGCTACGTCTTTACCAATATCGACACCAGCCTGGCGGCGACCGACGAAGAGATCTTCAGCCTCTACATCGACCTGGTCGAGGACGAATCCCTGAGGAAAAAGTTCTCCGGCATCTTCCTGGACGAGCTCAAGCTGACGCGCCGGCACCTGGAGAACCTTCTGTGCCGCCCGATCGAAGAGCGCCGCAAGGGGCACTACTACTCCAACATGCTCCGCGCCTCGCTCATGCGTCCGCTCCATAAGAAGCAAGTGCAACTCCTCCGCACCTGGCGCGCCCAAAAAGCCGCCGGCGAACCGGAAGACGAAGCCATCCAAACCGAGCTCCTAATGACAATCAACGCCCTCTCCGGCGCGATGCGGAACACGGGGTAA
- a CDS encoding antitoxin produces the protein MITKVFKSGNSMALRIPKELEPHEGEMRIERKGRRWIVEPVNAKAWPRNFFKKVRIEDPHFVRPDQGEHRSFEE, from the coding sequence ATGATAACAAAAGTCTTTAAATCCGGCAACTCAATGGCCCTGCGTATTCCGAAAGAGCTGGAACCTCACGAGGGCGAAATGCGCATTGAGCGCAAGGGTAGGCGCTGGATTGTGGAACCGGTGAACGCTAAAGCGTGGCCACGTAACTTCTTTAAAAAGGTCCGCATCGAAGACCCTCATTTCGTTCGCCCAGACCAGGGAGAGCACCGCAGCTTTGAAGAGTAA
- a CDS encoding AI-2E family transporter, whose translation MNLQRAAFAMIIVILSFYVLYIGQNLLLPLVIAGAIAYLISILAHGISMIKVRGIGVPKALSMLIAVGVILLGIGFIINLITVNIASVIREAPAYQDNLESLIYKGYTAVGVEEVPNLQEVIDQIDLGAYLQNFGRTVRSLVSSTGIIIVYLIFLLLEQRTFADKIKAIIQNRSKQKDAFELIDKMRHDIRLYVAIKVLTSATTGLLSFGVLHFVGVDFASFWAVLIFLLNFIPTIGSIIATAFPSMLTLIQFDTLGPFIITISILSAIQFCIGSLVEPKLMGNRLNLSPIVILLSLGLWGSIWGIPGMFLCVPITVIMMIVCSYFPNTRPVAVLLSGNGKVAHGIPQDVAQR comes from the coding sequence ATGAACTTACAACGAGCGGCCTTTGCGATGATTATCGTGATCCTGAGCTTTTATGTGCTCTACATCGGCCAGAATTTGCTGCTACCGCTCGTCATCGCTGGCGCCATCGCTTATTTGATCAGTATCCTGGCGCACGGGATCTCGATGATAAAAGTGCGTGGGATCGGGGTGCCCAAAGCGCTCTCCATGCTGATCGCCGTCGGGGTGATTCTGCTGGGGATCGGATTTATCATCAATCTGATCACCGTCAACATTGCCAGCGTGATTCGTGAGGCTCCGGCCTATCAGGACAACCTGGAGTCGCTGATCTACAAGGGCTACACCGCGGTCGGGGTGGAGGAAGTCCCCAACTTGCAGGAGGTGATCGACCAGATCGACCTGGGGGCCTATTTGCAGAATTTCGGTCGCACGGTCCGGTCACTGGTCAGCAGCACGGGGATCATTATCGTCTACCTGATCTTTCTTCTTTTGGAGCAACGAACCTTCGCCGACAAAATCAAGGCGATCATTCAGAATCGTTCGAAGCAGAAGGATGCCTTCGAACTGATCGACAAGATGCGTCACGATATCCGCCTGTATGTGGCGATCAAGGTCCTGACCAGTGCGACGACGGGGCTACTCAGTTTCGGGGTCTTGCATTTCGTTGGCGTGGACTTCGCCAGCTTCTGGGCGGTCCTCATCTTCCTGCTCAACTTCATCCCGACGATCGGGTCGATCATCGCGACGGCGTTCCCATCCATGTTGACCCTGATCCAGTTCGATACGCTGGGCCCTTTCATCATCACGATTTCAATCCTCAGTGCGATTCAGTTCTGCATCGGCAGTCTGGTCGAACCCAAGCTCATGGGAAACCGGCTCAACCTCAGCCCGATCGTCATTTTGCTTTCCCTGGGGCTTTGGGGCTCCATCTGGGGCATCCCGGGCATGTTTCTCTGTGTGCCGATCACGGTGATCATGATGATCGTGTGTTCTTACTTCCCGAACACGCGTCCGGTGGCGGTACTCCTCTCCGGGAATGGTAAAGTCGCCCACGGGATTCCCCAGGATGTGGCTCAGCGGTGA
- the tkt gene encoding transketolase yields the protein MNADILLKAATESRGLALDAVHACSSGHLGLPLGCAEMGAVLWGNGGLRYNPDEPKWLNRDRFILSAGHGSMFLYSWLHLAGYDLSLEEVKNFRQLGSETPGHPEYGDTAGVEATTGPLGQGVGNAVGYALSGKRAAAKFNTSEHKIFDHHVIGLHGDGCFQEGVAREAISFAGHVGLDNLILIYDANDVTLDAMAIQTMSDNAKAFYEAEGFDTYPIDGHDLNAFNDALQKAKDDDNGKPKVIIAKTVIGKGIPEVEGTAKGHGEGGAKFAEGARKGYGLPADEHFYISDEVKAYFAEQKEVAKKNYAEWQETYEAWKKANPELAAELETGVNGDIPADLSDKIPEFEKDDAEGATRALGGTVINTIAKEVPQLVTGSADLFGSTKNYLKDEGDFSKDNPTGRNIWFGIREHGMGAICNGIAYDGIFRASGATFLAFADYMRGSIRLAAISKIPVTFIFTHDSVGVGEDGPTHQPVETVSSLRVMPGLDVIRPGDAEEVAGAWVAAMERKDGPTALIFTRQGVPAQDSIPAKQRREGVLKGGYIAKKESSDLKCILMATGSELQHAMGAAEKLGDGVRVVSLPCFERFERQSADYIESVLPSSCTARVAVEAGVSSTWGKYVGLQGKTVCIDRFGLSAPGGTVMEKLGMTADNVAKVAKELI from the coding sequence ATGAACGCTGATATTCTACTCAAAGCTGCCACCGAATCCCGCGGACTTGCGCTCGATGCCGTGCACGCCTGTAGCTCCGGACACCTCGGACTGCCGCTCGGTTGCGCTGAAATGGGTGCCGTCCTTTGGGGCAACGGCGGCCTGCGCTACAATCCGGACGAGCCGAAGTGGCTGAACCGCGACCGCTTCATCCTTTCCGCTGGCCACGGCTCCATGTTTCTTTACAGCTGGCTCCACCTTGCTGGCTATGACCTCTCGCTGGAGGAGGTGAAGAATTTCCGCCAGCTCGGCTCCGAGACTCCCGGCCACCCGGAATACGGCGACACCGCCGGTGTCGAAGCCACCACCGGCCCACTCGGACAGGGCGTAGGCAACGCAGTGGGCTACGCCCTCTCCGGCAAACGCGCCGCCGCCAAGTTCAACACCAGCGAGCACAAGATCTTCGATCACCACGTCATCGGCCTTCACGGCGACGGCTGCTTCCAGGAAGGGGTCGCCCGCGAAGCCATCTCCTTCGCCGGACACGTGGGCCTCGACAATCTCATCCTGATTTACGATGCCAACGACGTCACACTCGATGCCATGGCCATCCAGACCATGAGCGACAACGCCAAGGCCTTCTACGAGGCCGAGGGCTTCGACACCTACCCGATCGACGGCCATGACCTGAATGCTTTCAACGACGCCCTGCAAAAGGCAAAAGACGACGACAACGGCAAACCCAAGGTCATCATCGCCAAAACCGTCATCGGCAAGGGCATCCCGGAAGTCGAGGGCACGGCAAAGGGCCACGGCGAAGGCGGTGCAAAATTTGCCGAAGGCGCACGCAAGGGTTACGGCCTGCCCGCCGACGAGCACTTCTACATCTCCGACGAGGTCAAAGCCTACTTCGCCGAACAAAAGGAAGTCGCCAAGAAAAACTACGCCGAATGGCAGGAAACTTACGAGGCATGGAAGAAGGCCAATCCCGAACTGGCCGCCGAGCTTGAGACCGGCGTGAACGGCGACATCCCTGCCGATCTGAGCGACAAAATTCCGGAATTTGAGAAAGACGACGCCGAAGGTGCCACGCGCGCCCTGGGCGGCACCGTCATCAATACCATCGCCAAGGAAGTGCCGCAACTGGTCACTGGCTCGGCCGACCTCTTCGGTTCCACCAAGAATTACCTGAAAGACGAAGGCGACTTCTCCAAAGACAACCCGACCGGACGCAATATCTGGTTCGGCATTCGCGAACACGGCATGGGAGCGATCTGCAACGGCATCGCCTACGACGGCATCTTTCGCGCCAGCGGTGCGACCTTCCTCGCCTTCGCTGACTACATGCGGGGTTCGATCCGCCTGGCTGCGATCTCCAAGATCCCGGTCACCTTCATCTTCACACACGACTCGGTCGGTGTCGGTGAAGACGGCCCCACCCACCAGCCGGTGGAAACCGTCAGCAGCCTTCGCGTGATGCCGGGTCTCGATGTCATCCGCCCGGGTGACGCCGAAGAGGTCGCCGGCGCCTGGGTCGCCGCCATGGAGCGCAAGGACGGGCCCACGGCTCTTATCTTCACGCGTCAAGGTGTCCCCGCACAGGACAGCATTCCGGCCAAGCAGCGTCGCGAAGGCGTACTTAAGGGCGGCTACATCGCGAAGAAGGAAAGCAGCGATCTGAAGTGCATTCTCATGGCAACCGGATCGGAGCTGCAGCACGCCATGGGCGCCGCCGAAAAACTCGGTGACGGCGTCCGCGTCGTGTCGCTCCCCTGCTTCGAACGCTTCGAGCGCCAGTCCGCCGACTACATCGAGAGCGTCCTGCCCAGCAGCTGCACCGCACGCGTCGCCGTCGAGGCGGGTGTCTCCAGCACCTGGGGCAAATACGTCGGCCTGCAGGGCAAGACGGTCTGCATTGACCGCTTCGGCCTGTCCGCCCCCGGCGGCACCGTGATGGAAAAACTCGGCATGACCGCCGACAATGTCGCGAAGGTCGCCAAGGAACTAATCTAA
- a CDS encoding pyruvate carboxylase, whose product MTKLLAANRSEIAVRIFRSATELGCRTVSIYANEDRFGVHRFKADESYLVGEGKGPVAAYLDIESIIDLAKDKAVDLIHPGYGFLSENAGFAKACEENGITFVGPSAELLSRMGDKIEARKIADKAKVPTLPGTKDPISDPDKALKTAMKIGFPLIIKAAFGGGGRGMRVVKDPKDLKSSLEEAQGEAERAFGNSAVFLERYIEKAKHIEVQILGDQQGNVVHLHERDCSVQRRHQKVVEIAPSIGLPDAVRAELCQAAVQIAKSIGYYSAGTVEFLYDLETDEWFFIEMNPRIQVEHTVTEVITGIDIVRSQILVAQGHSLHGEEIGIPQQENIPRNGVAIQARITTEDPESNFAPDYGKIVNYRSAAGFGIRLDGAMGDTGAVITPYYDSLLVKLTASARTFELAIQRMDRALREMRIRGVKTNIPFIENVINHPIFVSGKATTTLIDTSKELFNFKRRKDRATKLLKLLGDTIVNGNDQVKDRPVPTMDLPVIVPKYDHRHGLPRGTKDYLDRHGPEKFAEWTRKQKKLLVTDTTMRDAHQSLLAARMRSYDQLKVADAIAHRAGDLYSLECWGGATFDTSMRFLRENPFKRLRRLRERIPNVCFQMLLRGANGVGYSNYPDNVIREFIKHSAESGMDIFRVFDSLNYLPNLKVAMESIRKHTNSVCEGTICYTGDILDPKRDKYSLEYYVKMAKELESMGAHILALKDMSGLCTPHAAYKLIKTLRSEIGIPVHFHTHDSSGIAGASIIKAAEAGVDVVDLAVSSLSGLTSQPNLNSTVNALQGDKRDTKLDLKFLNELSIYWEAIRQYYEPFDTAPKFGSAEVYTHEMPGGQYTNLREQARALGLGTRWPEVVRYYHEVNMVLGDIVKVTPSSKVVGDLAMFLLTKGIEPKDLVNLEPGGDFPESVVDMLSGGLGQPKGGWPKKVQKVILGDKKPYKGRPGARAEKVDLDATRKELAKKYKCEISDDDLYAYLMYPQVFADLKKYVDEYGHARVLPTPAFFYGLKPGEEISVEIEEGKVLIVKLIYVSEPNGDGERTLTFELNGRARECVILDRSIKADTKKRTKADSGDKMQVGAPIPAMVSSVSVSVGQKVKKKEKLCVLEAMKMQTTVYALADGTVDTIEVQAGDQVDSKDLLVRLR is encoded by the coding sequence ATGACTAAGCTTCTCGCTGCTAACCGAAGTGAAATTGCCGTTCGTATCTTCCGCTCCGCGACTGAGCTGGGCTGCCGCACGGTTTCTATTTACGCCAACGAGGACCGCTTCGGTGTCCATCGCTTCAAAGCGGACGAATCCTATCTTGTTGGCGAGGGTAAGGGCCCGGTTGCGGCCTACCTCGATATCGAGAGCATTATCGATCTGGCCAAGGATAAGGCGGTTGACCTGATTCACCCGGGCTACGGCTTCCTCTCCGAGAATGCCGGCTTTGCCAAGGCCTGTGAGGAAAACGGGATCACCTTCGTCGGGCCGAGCGCGGAGCTGCTCTCCCGGATGGGTGATAAAATCGAGGCACGCAAGATTGCCGACAAGGCCAAGGTGCCGACGCTCCCCGGCACGAAGGATCCGATCAGTGATCCGGACAAGGCGCTCAAGACCGCCATGAAGATCGGCTTCCCCTTGATTATCAAGGCTGCCTTCGGGGGCGGCGGCCGCGGCATGCGGGTGGTGAAAGACCCCAAGGATCTAAAGTCCTCGCTGGAAGAGGCGCAGGGCGAAGCGGAACGTGCCTTCGGCAATTCCGCAGTGTTCCTCGAGCGCTACATCGAGAAGGCCAAACACATTGAAGTGCAGATCCTCGGCGACCAACAGGGCAACGTGGTGCATCTGCACGAGCGCGATTGCTCGGTGCAGCGCCGCCACCAGAAGGTGGTCGAGATCGCGCCGTCAATCGGCCTGCCGGACGCAGTCCGGGCCGAGCTCTGTCAGGCAGCGGTGCAGATCGCCAAGTCGATCGGCTACTACAGCGCCGGCACGGTGGAATTCCTTTACGACCTCGAGACCGACGAGTGGTTCTTTATCGAAATGAATCCGCGTATCCAGGTCGAGCATACCGTGACCGAAGTGATCACCGGCATCGATATCGTGCGGAGTCAGATCCTGGTGGCCCAGGGGCACAGCCTGCACGGGGAGGAGATCGGTATCCCGCAGCAGGAGAATATTCCCCGTAACGGTGTGGCGATCCAGGCCCGCATCACGACCGAGGACCCGGAGAGTAACTTTGCCCCCGACTACGGGAAGATCGTCAACTATCGCTCGGCCGCCGGCTTCGGCATTCGTCTGGACGGAGCCATGGGTGATACCGGTGCCGTTATTACACCCTATTACGATTCGCTGTTGGTCAAGCTGACCGCCTCGGCCCGCACCTTCGAGCTCGCCATCCAGCGGATGGACCGCGCGCTCCGGGAGATGCGCATCCGCGGGGTGAAAACAAATATCCCCTTCATCGAGAATGTCATCAATCACCCGATATTCGTATCGGGCAAGGCGACCACGACTCTGATCGATACCTCGAAGGAATTGTTCAATTTCAAGCGTCGCAAAGACCGGGCCACCAAGCTGCTCAAGCTGCTCGGCGATACCATCGTCAACGGCAACGACCAGGTGAAGGACCGACCGGTGCCCACGATGGACTTACCCGTGATCGTGCCCAAATACGACCACCGCCACGGCCTGCCCCGGGGGACAAAAGACTACCTCGACCGGCACGGACCTGAGAAATTTGCCGAGTGGACCCGCAAGCAGAAGAAGCTCCTGGTCACCGATACCACGATGCGCGATGCTCATCAGTCCCTGCTGGCGGCACGCATGCGCAGTTACGACCAGCTCAAGGTGGCCGATGCCATCGCCCACCGTGCGGGCGACCTTTACTCCCTCGAATGTTGGGGCGGGGCCACCTTCGACACCTCCATGCGCTTCCTCCGGGAAAATCCCTTCAAGCGGCTGCGCCGCCTGCGTGAACGGATCCCGAATGTCTGTTTCCAGATGCTCCTGCGCGGCGCCAACGGGGTCGGCTATTCCAACTACCCCGACAATGTCATTCGCGAGTTTATCAAGCATTCCGCGGAGTCGGGGATGGATATCTTCCGGGTCTTCGACTCGCTCAACTATCTGCCGAACCTGAAGGTGGCGATGGAGTCGATCCGCAAGCACACCAATTCGGTCTGTGAGGGCACGATTTGCTATACCGGCGATATCCTCGATCCGAAACGGGACAAGTATTCGCTCGAGTACTACGTCAAGATGGCGAAGGAACTCGAGAGCATGGGTGCGCACATCCTCGCGCTCAAAGACATGTCCGGTCTCTGCACGCCGCATGCCGCCTACAAGCTGATCAAAACCCTCCGCAGTGAGATCGGTATCCCGGTCCACTTCCATACCCACGACTCCTCCGGGATCGCCGGCGCCTCTATCATCAAGGCGGCCGAGGCAGGCGTCGATGTGGTGGACCTTGCGGTATCCTCCCTCTCCGGGCTCACTTCCCAGCCGAACCTGAATTCCACAGTGAACGCCCTTCAGGGCGATAAGCGCGACACCAAGCTGGACCTGAAATTCCTCAACGAGCTCTCCATCTACTGGGAAGCCATCCGTCAGTACTACGAGCCCTTCGATACCGCGCCCAAGTTCGGTTCGGCGGAAGTTTACACCCACGAGATGCCCGGCGGGCAATACACCAACCTCCGCGAGCAGGCCCGTGCGCTCGGCCTCGGGACTCGCTGGCCGGAAGTGGTGCGCTACTATCACGAGGTCAACATGGTGCTCGGCGACATTGTCAAAGTCACCCCCTCCTCCAAGGTGGTGGGCGATCTCGCCATGTTCCTGCTGACGAAAGGCATCGAGCCGAAGGACCTCGTCAACCTGGAGCCCGGCGGTGATTTTCCGGAGTCGGTTGTGGATATGCTTTCCGGTGGTCTTGGGCAGCCCAAAGGCGGCTGGCCCAAGAAGGTGCAGAAGGTCATCCTCGGTGATAAAAAACCTTACAAGGGCCGCCCCGGTGCCCGCGCGGAGAAGGTCGATCTTGATGCCACCCGCAAGGAGCTTGCCAAAAAATACAAGTGCGAGATCAGCGACGACGATCTCTATGCTTATCTGATGTACCCTCAGGTCTTTGCCGACCTGAAAAAGTATGTCGACGAATACGGGCACGCCCGCGTCCTGCCGACCCCTGCTTTCTTCTACGGCCTCAAGCCCGGCGAGGAAATCTCCGTCGAGATCGAAGAGGGCAAGGTGCTCATCGTAAAGCTGATCTACGTCTCCGAGCCGAACGGCGACGGCGAACGTACCCTTACCTTCGAGCTCAACGGCCGGGCCCGCGAATGCGTCATTCTGGACCGCTCCATCAAGGCCGATACCAAGAAGCGTACCAAGGCGGACTCCGGCGACAAGATGCAGGTCGGCGCACCCATTCCCGCCATGGTTAGTTCCGTTTCCGTCTCTGTCGGGCAGAAGGTTAAAAAGAAGGAGAAGCTCTGCGTGCTCGAAGCCATGAAAATGCAGACCACGGTCTACGCGCTGGCCGACGGGACCGTCGACACCATCGAGGTCCAGGCCGGCGATCAGGTCGATTCGAAGGACCTGCTGGTGCGGTTACGGTAG